A segment of the Lepus europaeus isolate LE1 chromosome X, mLepTim1.pri, whole genome shotgun sequence genome:
CAGTCCCTAGTCTCAAAGTGGTGAACCCCTGCAACCAGCAGGCTTCCTGAACAAAAATCCATGGGTGACAGAAGATTCATTGACTTCCAATTCCAAGATTTAAATTCAAGCCTCAGACCCAGGTTGGGCAATGCTACTGCCAATAATACTTGCATGGTTGATGATTCCTTCAAGTATAATCTGAATGGTGCTGTCTACAGTGTTGTATTCATCCTGGGTCTGATTACCAACAGTGCCTCTCTGTTTGTCTTCTGCTTCCGCATGAAAATGAGAAGTGAGACTGCTATTTTCATCACAAATCTGGCCCTCTCTGATTTGCTCTTTGTctgtactctacctttcaaaatattttacaacttCAATCGCCACTGGCCTTTTGGTGACACCCTCTGCAAGATCTCTGGGACTGCATTTCTCACCAACATCTATGGGAGCATGCTATTCCTCACCTGTATTAGTGTGGATCGTTTCCTGGCCATTGTCTATCCCTTCCGATCTCGCACCATTAGGACCAGGCGGAATTCTGCCATTGTGTGTGCTGGAGTCTGGATCTTAGTCCTCAGTGGTGGTATTTCAGCCTCTTTATTCTCTACGACTAATGTCAACAATGCAACCACCACCTGCTTTGAGGGATTCTCCAAACGTGTCTGGAAGACTTACCTGTCCAAGATCACCATATTTATTGAAGTTGTTGGGTTCATCATTCCTCTGATATTGAATGTCTCTTGCTCTTCTGTGGTGCTGA
Coding sequences within it:
- the LPAR4 gene encoding lysophosphatidic acid receptor 4: MGDRRFIDFQFQDLNSSLRPRLGNATANNTCMVDDSFKYNLNGAVYSVVFILGLITNSASLFVFCFRMKMRSETAIFITNLALSDLLFVCTLPFKIFYNFNRHWPFGDTLCKISGTAFLTNIYGSMLFLTCISVDRFLAIVYPFRSRTIRTRRNSAIVCAGVWILVLSGGISASLFSTTNVNNATTTCFEGFSKRVWKTYLSKITIFIEVVGFIIPLILNVSCSSVVLRTLRKPATLSQIGTNKKKVLKMITVHMAVFVVCFVPYNSVLFLYALVRSQAITNCLLERFAKIMYPITLCLATLNCCFDPFIYYFTLESFQKSFYINTHIRMESLFKTETPLTTKPSLPAIQEEVSDQTTNNGGELMLESTF